A genomic region of Pseudomonas frederiksbergensis contains the following coding sequences:
- a CDS encoding acyl-CoA dehydrogenase: MDFAYSPKVQELRERVTAFMDAYVYPAEAVFERQVAEGDRWQPTAIMEALKNKAKDEGLWNLFLPESELGAGLTNLEYAPLAEIMGRSLLGPEPFNCSAPDTGNMEVLVRYANEEQKQRWLEPLLRGEIRSAFAMTEPDVASSDATNMAARAMRDGDEWVINGKKWWTSGACDPRCKILIFMGLSNPDAPRHQQHSMILVPVDAPGVKIVRPLPVFGYDDAPHGHAEVLFENVRVPYENVLLGEGRGFEIAQGRLGPGRIHHCMRSIGMAERALELMCKRSINRTAFGKPLARLGGNIDKIADSRMEIDMARLLTLKAAYMMDTVGNKVAKSEIAQIKVVAPNVALKVIDRAIQIHGGAGVSNDFPLAYMYAMQRTLRLADGPDEVHRAAIGKFEIGKYVPKEMLRSGH, encoded by the coding sequence ATGGATTTCGCCTATTCCCCCAAGGTCCAGGAACTGCGTGAACGCGTGACTGCGTTCATGGATGCCTACGTTTATCCAGCCGAAGCGGTGTTTGAACGCCAGGTCGCCGAAGGCGATCGCTGGCAGCCGACCGCAATCATGGAGGCGCTGAAAAACAAGGCCAAGGATGAAGGCTTGTGGAACCTGTTTTTGCCGGAATCCGAACTGGGCGCCGGCCTGACCAACCTGGAATACGCGCCATTGGCTGAAATCATGGGCCGCTCCTTGCTCGGGCCTGAGCCGTTCAACTGCTCGGCGCCGGACACCGGCAACATGGAAGTGCTGGTGCGCTACGCCAACGAAGAGCAAAAGCAACGTTGGCTGGAACCACTGCTGCGTGGCGAGATCCGTTCGGCGTTCGCCATGACCGAGCCGGACGTAGCGTCCTCCGACGCCACCAACATGGCCGCTCGTGCGATGCGTGATGGCGACGAGTGGGTGATCAACGGCAAGAAGTGGTGGACCTCCGGCGCATGCGATCCACGCTGCAAAATCCTGATTTTCATGGGCCTGAGCAATCCCGACGCACCGCGCCACCAGCAGCACTCGATGATTCTGGTACCGGTGGATGCTCCCGGGGTGAAGATTGTTCGTCCGCTGCCGGTGTTTGGTTACGACGACGCGCCTCACGGTCACGCCGAAGTGCTGTTCGAAAACGTCCGCGTACCTTATGAAAACGTTCTGCTGGGTGAGGGCCGTGGCTTCGAGATTGCCCAGGGACGCCTTGGCCCAGGCCGGATTCACCACTGCATGCGCTCGATCGGCATGGCGGAGCGCGCACTGGAATTGATGTGCAAACGTTCGATCAACCGCACCGCATTCGGTAAACCGCTGGCGCGGTTAGGCGGCAATATCGACAAGATCGCCGACTCGCGGATGGAAATCGACATGGCGCGGCTGCTGACCCTCAAAGCGGCCTACATGATGGACACCGTGGGCAACAAAGTGGCGAAAAGCGAAATCGCCCAGATTAAGGTGGTGGCGCCGAACGTGGCTTTGAAGGTGATCGACCGGGCGATTCAGATCCACGGTGGCGCGGGCGTTTCCAACGATTTCCCGCTGGCTTACATGTACGCCATGCAACGGACGCTGCGTCTGGCCGATGGCCCGGACGAAGTGCATCGTGCGGCGATCGGCAAGTTTGAAATCGGCAAATACGTACCGAAAGAAATGCTGCGCAGCGGGCACTAA
- a CDS encoding LysR family transcriptional regulator codes for MNLSKVDLNLFIVFDAIYTEANLTRAGQIVGITQPAVSNALARLRETFNDPLFVRTAQGMVPTPMAQNIIGPVRNALSLLRVSVQESRIFNPLQAVKTYRISMTDLTEAVILPPLFQRLRRLAPTVIIESFLSKRRETTKELAAGRLDFAVDAPLNTDPQVRHVKLMEDRYVCAMRKGHPMASKEKFTLDDYLSLTHIHISSRRSGLGHVDLALGKMGIQRKIALRSQHYLMASQVLQQTDMVMTVPERFARRHDLHAFNLPVNDVPPVETHLYWHESTDQDPANRWMREQMIELSQQVTAHEKKLDKQLV; via the coding sequence ATGAATCTAAGCAAGGTCGACCTCAACCTTTTCATCGTCTTTGACGCGATCTACACCGAAGCCAACCTGACCCGTGCCGGGCAGATTGTCGGCATTACCCAGCCGGCGGTGTCGAACGCTCTGGCCCGCCTGCGCGAGACCTTCAACGATCCGTTGTTCGTGCGTACCGCCCAGGGCATGGTGCCCACGCCCATGGCGCAAAACATCATCGGCCCGGTACGTAACGCCTTGTCGTTACTGCGGGTATCGGTGCAGGAAAGCCGGATTTTCAACCCGCTGCAGGCGGTCAAGACGTATCGCATCAGCATGACCGACCTCACCGAAGCAGTGATCCTGCCGCCGCTGTTCCAGCGCTTGCGGCGTCTGGCGCCAACGGTGATCATCGAGAGCTTTCTGTCCAAACGCCGCGAGACCACCAAGGAACTCGCCGCTGGTCGCCTGGACTTTGCCGTCGATGCACCGCTCAACACCGACCCGCAAGTGCGCCACGTCAAGTTGATGGAAGACCGCTATGTGTGTGCCATGCGCAAGGGCCATCCGATGGCGAGCAAGGAAAAGTTCACCCTCGACGATTACCTGTCATTGACCCACATCCACATTTCCAGCCGTCGTAGCGGCCTCGGCCATGTCGACCTGGCGTTGGGCAAAATGGGCATCCAGCGCAAGATCGCCCTGCGTTCGCAACACTATCTGATGGCCTCTCAGGTGTTGCAACAGACCGACATGGTGATGACCGTGCCGGAACGTTTCGCCCGACGTCATGACCTGCACGCCTTTAACCTGCCGGTCAATGATGTGCCGCCGGTGGAAACCCACCTTTACTGGCACGAAAGCACCGACCAGGACCCGGCCAACCGCTGGATGCGCGAGCAAATGATCGAGTTGAGCCAGCAGGTGACGGCGCATGAGAAGAAACTCGACAAGCAGTTGGTTTGA
- a CDS encoding hydroxymethylglutaryl-CoA lyase, producing the protein MSLPAHVRLIEVGPRDGLQNEAQPISVADKVQLVDALSAAGLGYIEVGSFVSPKWVPQMAGSAEVFAQIQRKPGVTYGALAPNLRGFEDAIAAGVKEVAVFAAASEAFSQRNINCSISESLERFVPIMDAARQHGVSVRGYVSCVLGCPYEGDVAPEQVAWVARELYAMGCYEVSLGDTIGTGTAGATRKMFDVVSADVPRDKLAGHFHDTYGQAMANIYASLLEGIAVFDSSIAGLGGCPYARGASGNVATEDVLYLLNGLGIETGVDMEKLILAGQQICTVLGRPTGSRVAKARSAK; encoded by the coding sequence ATGTCCCTCCCCGCCCACGTACGCCTGATCGAAGTCGGCCCACGCGATGGTCTGCAGAACGAAGCCCAACCCATCAGCGTCGCGGACAAGGTGCAGTTGGTCGACGCACTCAGCGCCGCCGGCCTTGGCTATATAGAAGTCGGCAGTTTCGTGTCGCCCAAATGGGTACCGCAAATGGCCGGCTCAGCCGAAGTTTTCGCGCAGATCCAGCGCAAGCCCGGGGTGACCTATGGCGCACTGGCGCCGAACCTGCGCGGGTTCGAAGACGCGATCGCTGCCGGGGTCAAAGAGGTCGCGGTGTTTGCGGCCGCGTCCGAAGCCTTCTCGCAACGCAACATCAATTGCTCGATCAGCGAAAGCCTGGAGCGTTTCGTGCCGATCATGGACGCCGCCAGACAACACGGCGTCAGCGTGCGCGGTTACGTGTCCTGCGTGCTCGGCTGTCCTTACGAGGGTGACGTGGCGCCTGAGCAAGTCGCGTGGGTCGCACGCGAGTTGTACGCCATGGGCTGCTACGAAGTCTCCCTCGGTGACACCATCGGCACCGGCACCGCGGGCGCAACACGCAAGATGTTCGACGTGGTTTCAGCCGACGTACCACGGGACAAGCTGGCCGGGCATTTCCACGACACCTACGGTCAGGCCATGGCCAACATCTACGCCAGCCTGCTGGAAGGGATCGCAGTGTTCGACAGTTCCATCGCCGGCCTCGGCGGCTGCCCGTACGCCAGGGGCGCCAGCGGTAACGTTGCCACCGAAGACGTGCTGTACCTGCTCAACGGCCTGGGCATCGAGACCGGTGTCGACATGGAGAAACTGATTCTGGCTGGCCAGCAGATCTGCACTGTGCTGGGTCGCCCCACCGGTTCACGCGTAGCGAAGGCTCGTAGCGCGAAGTGA
- a CDS encoding MerR family transcriptional regulator: MSSQTYSISDLARELDITTRAIRFYEEQGLLSPERRGQERIYSPRDKVSLKLILRGKRIGFSLAECRELIELYDPTSGNQKQLHSMLAKITERREQLEQQLLDIEQMKLELDTAEERCVQALEQTIKSQQAV, translated from the coding sequence ATGAGCAGCCAGACCTACAGCATCTCCGACCTCGCCCGCGAACTCGACATCACCACCCGCGCCATTCGCTTTTACGAAGAGCAAGGCCTGCTCAGCCCTGAGCGTCGCGGCCAGGAACGTATCTACTCGCCACGTGACAAGGTCAGCCTGAAGCTGATCCTGCGCGGCAAGCGAATCGGCTTTTCCCTGGCCGAATGCCGCGAATTGATCGAGCTCTACGACCCCACCAGCGGCAATCAGAAACAGCTGCACAGCATGCTGGCAAAAATCACCGAACGCCGTGAACAGCTTGAGCAGCAACTGCTGGATATCGAACAGATGAAGCTGGAACTCGATACCGCTGAAGAGCGCTGCGTCCAGGCGCTGGAACAGACGATCAAGAGCCAGCAGGCTGTTTAG